The Blastocatellia bacterium region GCAAGTTCCTGGGCTTCCGCAATCCGAGGACATTGTTGAACCAGGTGTTAGCATTGAGCGCGTCATTGCGATGATCCCAGAAGAGCGTCCCTCGGAAGTCGTTCGTCCCTCGGCGGGTGACGAATTGAATCTGAACAGCTCCTTCTCCCGCCGCATCCGCGCCCACGCCCGCCGTCTTGACCGTCACCTCTTCGACGGCATCCAAGCGCGGTCGAACGAGCGTGAACATACCGCCGCCGAAGGCGCTCTTAAGCAGGTTATCTTGAACGTTCACGCCATCCATCGTGATATTGATAGCCCCCTTGGGCAAGCCCAGGAATGTGCTCTGACGCGCCGTTCCACCCTGCTGGGCTCCGGGCATCAGGAGCGTGAAATCGAGCGTGTCTCGATTGTTCAACGGAAGCCGCCGGATGATGTCGCCTCGAACTGTCGTCTCAACAGTCGTCGTCGTCCGCTCCAAGAGTTCGAGTCCGCCGACGACTTCGACGGCTTCGGCGATCTCACCGACCTGCAGGGTCACAACGACATTCGTCGTTCGCCCTGCGTCTACCTTCAGACCAGAGACGATCGCCGTCTTAAATCCAGGCATACTCACTGTGATCCTATAGGTGCCCGCTTGGAGATTCGTGAAGGTAAATCCCCCATCAGGCCCCGCCTTCTGAGTTTGTGTGGCTCCGGTCGCTTCATCTTGCGCTTTCACTTCAGCACCCGGCACGACGGCTCCCGCCGGGTCCTGCACAATCCCCGTGATCTGACCGACGGGCCGTACTTGAGCCGGTGCCACCGAAGCCCACACCAGAAGCCCCAGGATCATCATCGCTGTCAGGCCCTTTTTGTGTCGCATACGCTCACCTCCGAAATATGCGTTTCCATAAAGATCTCCGTCACCTTTGAGAAAGCAAATCTTGTGCCATTCGATCCGGAAGGCCTTCCCGTAACTCGGAACTCATTGTACACAAACATATTGAGCTCGAGTGGCTACAAATCGGGACGAGCCCGAAAACTCCCCGGCCTTCCAAATTTTCGGAAATTTCTTCCAGAATTTTGGAAATCTGCGGAGCTTGGGAAACGCGTTCGCCCAATGGGAGCGTAAGCCCACTGAGTCAAGCGCTCATCGAACTGTCTTGAGGGAGACGATGACTGAGGTCTTGATCAGGGCGACGACCAGGATCAAGACCTTCAGCGCGAGATCTTCGACGACGAAGAGGGCGAGGTAACCGAGCATACTCCATCCCAGCACGAGCGCGACGATCTTCGTTTTCAATGGAAGGGCTCGTTGCTCGATCAGCGGGCTCACGGATTCCCTGTACCAAGGTCGGCTCGTGAGCCATCGGTAGAGTCGTTCCGAACTACGCACATAGCATCCACTGGCGATGAGGAGGAACGGCGTCGTCGGCAGTCCTGGGACGAAGATGCCGATGAAACCGATGACAAGGGCTGCTGTGCCCAGCGAGATCAAGAGGGCACGCCAGATCGGATGAAGTGGGCGCCATCCTCGATCTCTTTGGCCCTGCATGCGGAGAGATTTTAGCAGATCCCCCGCTCGCGATAGAATCCTGAACGCTCGTGTGCGCGAGCGAGATCTCTTCCCGTTCTAGAAGGGAGTGGAGAAGGCCGTTTGTGCCATCGCCGAGCAGGGGCAAGCTTCGAATCCGAATCTCTTTTGCCAGCGGGGACAGCTCTGTTTAAAATGGAACCTTTCGGGCGATGTTGGATCATTCCTCAGTGCGATAAGCGAGAGCTTCGGGAGGGACGGACGTGGCGAGATCATACGTGTATGAGACAGAGGCCGTGTGGGTGAGCGAGCGTCGCGTGACAATTCACTCTCCAGGGGCACCGGCGCTTGAGGTCTCCTCTCCACCGGAATTTCAAGGGCAGGAAGGAGTGTGGACGCCGGAGACGCTCCTTGTGGCTTCGGTCAATACCTGTTTCGTCCTCACTTTTCTGGCGATCGCGCAACTCTCGAAGTTGGAAGTCGTCAGCCTGCGGGTGAGGACGTGGGGGAGATTGGAGAAGCTCGAAGGGGCGGGCTACCAAATTACGGAGATCGTCATCAAACCCTTGCTCGGGCTTCGATCCGAAACCGATCGCGAGCGCGCTGAGCGACTTCTGGAGAAAGCTGAGCGGAACTGCTTCATCTCGAATTCGATCAAAGCGAACGTCCGGTTGGAGCCGGAGATCATCGTTTCGGCGTGACGATATGTCAGAGGAGGGAACGAGGATGAGTCGTCGAGGGCACGATGTCAAGAAGGCGTGCAGGCAGTGGGCCTCCTGCGTCGTGCTCCTGGTCCTCGGAGGAATGACGCTGTGGGAGCACACCCTGGCCGCTTCCGTTCAGGCTGGACGCATCAGGGGAAAAGTCCTCGCCGTGACAGCCGATCGGCGCGAACCGTTGGCCGGTGTGTTGCTTATCCTGAGTGGGGAATTCCTGCCGGGGAAGGTGACGCAGACGATCAGCGACGACGAAGGGAACTATAGCTTCGGCGATCTCCCGCCAGGGGATTATGTGCTCTCGGTCGAGGTGGAGGGATTCGAGCGGTTCGCGCAGAAGATCATGGTGCCGCTTGGCGCCCTCGTAGAGGTCCCGGTGGAATTGAAGCCAAAGGCTGTGCGCGAGGCTGTCACGATCACGGCAGGCGAGGATGAATTGCGCCGCATCGAGTCGCACGTTCCGGCGCAGCTTGGAGCGCCGCTTTTGCGGAACGCTCCTTTGGTGAACGAGAAGTTCCAGGATGCGTTGCCGCTGTTGCCCGGCGTCGTGCGCGGTCCTGATGGGCTTTTGAATGTGAAGGGCGCGCGAGCGACGCAAAGCGGCATCCTCGTCTCCAGCCTCAACGCTACTGATCCGGTGACCGGACAGTCCGCCATCGAGCTGCCGATCGAGGCTGTTGAGACCGTTCAGATCTACTCGAATCCCTATTCGGCGGAGTTCGGCAAGTTCACCGGCGCGGTCACGGCCATCGAGACGCGCGCGGGTACGAACGAGTGGAAGTATCTGCTCACGAATTTCATGCCCCGATTGCGCAGGCGCGCAGGGACGATCATGGGCATTGAATCTGCGACGCCGCGCTTCGCCCTGAGCGGGCCCATCGCGCGGGATCGGCTCTTCTTTTTCCAAGGCCTCGAATACCGCTTCGTGCGGACGCGCGTTCCAAGTCTACCGGATTTGCAGAACGACACCCGGTTGGAATCCTTCGATGCCTTCTCCCGTTTCGATGCCGTCCTCAATGCCACGAATCGCCTGACGCTGATCGTCTCGGTCTTTCCGCAGAAGCTCGACTTCGTCAATCTGAACACGTTCAATCCGATGGAGACGACGCCGAATTTCCACCAGCGCGGATGGTTCGTCGCCCTGCACGAGCAGGCGGCTTTCCGCAACGGCTCGCTCTTGCAATCGAGCTTCAGCATCAAGGACTTCGACGTGGACGTTTACGGTAACAGTCCGCCGCCGTTTCGCATCACACCCAATGGCAACATGGGCGGTTGGTTCAATCGGCAGCATCGGGACAGTCGGCGCTACGAGTGGATGGAGGTCTACCATTTCCCAACGCTCTCCTGGGGCGGGCAGCACGCGTTCAAGATCGGGAGCAACGTGGCCGTCAATACGTTCACAGGATACGACCGCAATCATCCCGTGCACATCCTGCGCGCTGATGGCACGTTAGCGCAACTGATCACCTTCGTCGGAGCGGGGCAGCTGCAGCGTCGGAACACCGAGGTGACCTTCTACGGGCAGGACAAATGGACGATTCATCCCCGCCTGACTCTCGATTGGGGGATTCGCTACGATTGGAATGGGATTGCGCGGGAGAACAACGTCGCGCCGCGCTTAGGCGTCGTGCTCCTGCCTTTCTCCGATCCGCGGACGATCGTGCGCGGGGGCGTCGGCATCTTCTATGACAAAGTCCCGCTCAATGTCGGCGCGTTCGAGCAATATCAGGCGATGCAGGTCCTGCGGTTCGGTCCCGATGGTCGGACGATCTTGGACGGGCCGCGCGTCTTTCGAAACCTCATCGAAGGCGGGGCATATCGAACGCCACGCAGCACGGCATGGAGCCTGCAGGTGGATCGCGAATTGACCCGACGCGTGCTCCTGCGCTTCGGATACGAGGAGCGACGTTCTCGGCGCGACTTCCTCCTGGAGCCGCAGAGCTTCCCGACCGGCGAGAGCGCGCTCGTCCTCAGCAATCGAGGACGCTCCCGCTATCGGGAATTTCAAGTCGTCGCGCGACTTCGCCTTCAGGAGCAACATGACCTCTTCCTCGCCTACGTTCGCTCGCGCGCCGAGGGCGATCTGAATGCGTTCTCGGCCTACATCGGCAATTTCCATAATCCCATCGTTCGGTCCAACGAATACTCGCGCCTTCCCTTCGATGCCCCGAATCGCCTCCTCCTTTGGGGGGATGTTCGCTTGCCCTTCGATCTGCTCCTCTCTCCGGTCGTGGATTGGCGCGATGGGTTTCCCTTCTCGCTCGTGGATGAAGAACAGAATTTCGTCGGGCCGCGGAATCGCGGCGGGCGCTTCCCGCGCTTCTTCTCCCTCGATTTGCAGGTCACCAAGGGGGTGACCATTCCCTTCTTCGGGAAGAAATATCGAACGCGCATAGGCGTGAAGATCTTCAATGTGACGAATCATTGGAACCCGCGCGACGTGCAAAGCAATATTCACAGTCCTGCGTTTGGGACGTTCTACAATAGCGTGCCGCGGACGTTCCGCGGGAAGTTTGAGATTGAGTTTTGAGCGCGGAGTGATGTCGGCTTCCCTTCCCACCATTAGCGCGGAAGAAGAAAAAACCCTTCGATCCCACGCACGCTCTTGGAGCGCGCGCCACGGAGTGCTCGCCCTAGCTCTCCTCGTCATTCTGGCTTTCGGGATGCGCGTCGTTCGCTTGGACGCTGTTGGCGTGAGCGAGGATGAGGCGCGGAAGATCGCGGCCGTTGAAGCCTACCGGCGAGGGGATTTCACGCCGAATGCCGAGCACCCGATGCTCATGAAGTCGCTCATCCTCTTCTCCTTCCTCGCCGTCGAGCAGTGGAATCGAACAATCGCTGCGCGTCATCCCTCCTGGCGCATCTCGGAAGAGACCGCGCTTCGACTCCCGAACGTCCTGGTGGGGGCGTTGACGACCGTCGTCCTCTTCCTCTTCGCCCGTGAATTATTCGATCCCTTGGTAGGCTGGTTGACGGCCATCCTCTGGGCGACGGGGCTGAACGCCATCGCGATCAATCGCGTGGCGAAGGAAGATACGCTGCTCGTCTTCTTCATGTGGTTGGCCTTCTTCTTCTTCATGAGAGCGAAGCACGAGGGACCCGTGGAAACAGCGCGACGGCAGTGGCTCTATCGGTTGAGCGGCGCGAGTTTCGGGCTGATGTTGGCATCGAAGTATTTCCCGCACTACATGGGGCTCATCTTCCTCTACAACTACTTGCGCCCGCATGATCGGGAGACGAACGCCCCGCTGGGGCGGCGTGCGATGATGGGCTTCTTCCTCGCTTTCTTCATAGCCTTCGTCGTCGCCAATCCTATGCTTTTTCATCCGGAGACGCTGCGATATCTGGCTGTTTATCTCACGGAGACGACCGTCCCGCATCACGGATACGAGATGATGGGGGAGCTGTATTATAACAATGCGTGGAAGCTCGCCAATCGCACGCCGCTCTATTTCTATATGCTCTTTTTGGCGGTGAAGGTGCCGCCCGCGCTGCTTCTCGCATTCGCCGTCGGTCTCATCTGGATCATCCGTCGCGCCTGGCCTTCTAAAAGAGCGAGGACAATTGCGGAAGCAGCGTGCGGACATCGTGCGCAAGCAGGATGGATCGCTCTTGGTGCTCTGTTGGTCTCCGGCCTCGGGGTGGGGATGCTTCTGCACTTCATCC contains the following coding sequences:
- a CDS encoding TonB-dependent receptor; the protein is MSRRGHDVKKACRQWASCVVLLVLGGMTLWEHTLAASVQAGRIRGKVLAVTADRREPLAGVLLILSGEFLPGKVTQTISDDEGNYSFGDLPPGDYVLSVEVEGFERFAQKIMVPLGALVEVPVELKPKAVREAVTITAGEDELRRIESHVPAQLGAPLLRNAPLVNEKFQDALPLLPGVVRGPDGLLNVKGARATQSGILVSSLNATDPVTGQSAIELPIEAVETVQIYSNPYSAEFGKFTGAVTAIETRAGTNEWKYLLTNFMPRLRRRAGTIMGIESATPRFALSGPIARDRLFFFQGLEYRFVRTRVPSLPDLQNDTRLESFDAFSRFDAVLNATNRLTLIVSVFPQKLDFVNLNTFNPMETTPNFHQRGWFVALHEQAAFRNGSLLQSSFSIKDFDVDVYGNSPPPFRITPNGNMGGWFNRQHRDSRRYEWMEVYHFPTLSWGGQHAFKIGSNVAVNTFTGYDRNHPVHILRADGTLAQLITFVGAGQLQRRNTEVTFYGQDKWTIHPRLTLDWGIRYDWNGIARENNVAPRLGVVLLPFSDPRTIVRGGVGIFYDKVPLNVGAFEQYQAMQVLRFGPDGRTILDGPRVFRNLIEGGAYRTPRSTAWSLQVDRELTRRVLLRFGYEERRSRRDFLLEPQSFPTGESALVLSNRGRSRYREFQVVARLRLQEQHDLFLAYVRSRAEGDLNAFSAYIGNFHNPIVRSNEYSRLPFDAPNRLLLWGDVRLPFDLLLSPVVDWRDGFPFSLVDEEQNFVGPRNRGGRFPRFFSLDLQVTKGVTIPFFGKKYRTRIGVKIFNVTNHWNPRDVQSNIHSPAFGTFYNSVPRTFRGKFEIEF
- a CDS encoding glycosyltransferase family 39 protein; the encoded protein is MSASLPTISAEEEKTLRSHARSWSARHGVLALALLVILAFGMRVVRLDAVGVSEDEARKIAAVEAYRRGDFTPNAEHPMLMKSLILFSFLAVEQWNRTIAARHPSWRISEETALRLPNVLVGALTTVVLFLFARELFDPLVGWLTAILWATGLNAIAINRVAKEDTLLVFFMWLAFFFFMRAKHEGPVETARRQWLYRLSGASFGLMLASKYFPHYMGLIFLYNYLRPHDRETNAPLGRRAMMGFFLAFFIAFVVANPMLFHPETLRYLAVYLTETTVPHHGYEMMGELYYNNAWKLANRTPLYFYMLFLAVKVPPALLLAFAVGLIWIIRRAWPSKRARTIAEAACGHRAQAGWIALGALLVSGLGVGMLLHFIPVVYRVAAFTLISFLLALVFVLWGRKEEGPFFLRFMLVFWLVPYTLFGAKWLRYTLSLMPFVYMTAAVGIALVIREGLRRIRMDSARRGFVVAALAFFLGTPMWAVIEASPYYSFYVNRLGGGEAKRAYYFPHDEVYDAGMREAIAKIAARAPWGSRLGHDAPGVVWFYTRQFGRADLVGVELSSPAFTLTSDSRPLYVIVQKGRRYFENQQWLDELARRHRPILEVRVAGVVTTRVYEIRAHGP
- a CDS encoding YbaN family protein, whose product is MQGQRDRGWRPLHPIWRALLISLGTAALVIGFIGIFVPGLPTTPFLLIASGCYVRSSERLYRWLTSRPWYRESVSPLIEQRALPLKTKIVALVLGWSMLGYLALFVVEDLALKVLILVVALIKTSVIVSLKTVR
- a CDS encoding OsmC family protein; its protein translation is MARSYVYETEAVWVSERRVTIHSPGAPALEVSSPPEFQGQEGVWTPETLLVASVNTCFVLTFLAIAQLSKLEVVSLRVRTWGRLEKLEGAGYQITEIVIKPLLGLRSETDRERAERLLEKAERNCFISNSIKANVRLEPEIIVSA